The genomic stretch TGGAGCTAAGACATTAAATTACAACTTTCTACTCCTTTAGAAATCTGTATGTAATGTGCTCActtgcattaatttaaaaatttgcaagCTCATCCTACaaaagcttcttttatttttgatACTTGTGTTTTCATTCAGACAGAGATTTTTGGAAGACCttcattttctctgcaaaatacCAGTTTCAGCGTGTGAGTCTGTCCATAAATGCAAATCAAATATAAAGCTACCAAGTTAAATTCTGACTTTTCTCTagtgaaaaactgaaaacctCATATTTCCGTAATTCACTACACACTGCAAACACTGCTTTTTATATCCATGCCTGtcttgggtttttatttttttattcattgatATCTGATAATATTGACTGGCTGCAGAGCCAGAGAGATCTATGAAGTGGATTGTTATGCTCTTGGAGGAACACAGAACAGAATTGGTCAGTAAGAAATGTGTTTCTTTCAATAATTTTGTATCTGCATCTGCATGTAGAAAAAAGCAtccaagaaagcaagaaagaggaTTGTGTCtggttaaatttttttaagacagtTACACCTTTTCCTTGTTAAATTTGCTAATAAAAGCAACAGTCTCTGCTACCAAATAACAAATACTTGTACGTGTGCAACACAACTTTGGATTCTTCTCAGTGCTTAATTCTAGGACTGCCATGCCTTGAGTGTAGGAATGTCACTGTTGCTTACATACAGTAGTTATTGCTGCTTTGCAGTAAGGAATTTGTTGTCTAAATAAGGGAAAGCaaaattcttcagtttcttcTGCTATAAACTGGGTAAGCACATGCAGAGAACTGAGACTTAGAATTCCTCATCTGATATATACATGTTTTCTTATCAGCCAAAGTAAACCATTGCATACTTTTTCAGACCATGTTCCTCAGTGCTTAATAACATTATCCTTGGCACAAGCCAAGAGTATTTCAATTAATATTTAGTGTGTAAATCCAAACTAAGTAATTTTGAGTTGAAGCTAGACCTGGGTGCTTCCAGACTAGCTCTTTCAGACCGCTCAGCAAAGGTGCTCTGATTTCTTAGAGGAACTATAAAGGTTCGTTTCCTGTGTGTGAGGACGTGGATGAAAGAGTATTTCTAGAAGCATGTATAGTTCAGTTTGCACTCTCTGTGTAGTGATCACATATTCAGAATTTTGACTGAACATTCTTTGACACAGTACTAATTTTCTGTCATCTCTTTACATTTATGCAGCCACATACCCTGAGTTTAACAGAAAGTTTGGATTTTGTTTAACGACCAAATATTGATACAAAGattgatagggaaaaaaaaactggCAAAACTCTGCATTGTGGATGATTTGCAATGGATTTAGAGATAAACTAGATACAGGATAACTGGAAAATCCCATTTCTAAATTGAAATTAAAGAACACGGGAGAGGAAAAATAAGTAGAAAGAAGAAGAGGCTGTGAACAAATAATGGTTTGCCCATTGAACCTTTGTGATAATCGCTGATATTTCAGCTTCCAATATAATATACACCTTTCACAAATGACAGAAAAGGTGGTAGAGTTTGAAAGGAGACAGTCTGAGGAAGGTAGGAGGAGATCACTATATTCAAGGGAGTCACTAAAAGAGAagagatgagaaaataaaatggaacatAGTGAAGGATTGCAATTCTTTGTCCTATGTCCACTGGTGCATGGCAGGGTAAATAAAAAATCTACACCATTCAAACAGCCAGGTAGGCATATAAATCCATACTCTATGATAGAAAGTTAAGGAAGAAGGTAATCATCTGTGGCACAGCGGCAGCATGGAAGGGGTCTAGCTGAGAAGAGGCAGCTGGCTGCTGGAGTGAATGCCAAATATACTGGTTGTTCCACCTAGTGCAGTCAGAAACACCCAAAAGTAGTTCAATGCCAGTCTAAAAAACTTGAAGCTTTCAAACGATAAGGAGTAGCACAGCTGTAAGCTGCCTCATATTtctgctgtggctgcagaaatACTGTGTGGATGAGAGCGCTACTGGTTAAGATGACTTATCCTGAATTCTAGCAGGCTAAAACAAGTCCCTGCCATTCTGTTGTTACCTAACTGAGctacaaatacataaataagcCTATGCCTATCTTGATGAGCATACCTGTAGCTATGCCTACAATTTTGAAGTCTACCACAACCTTATGCTTGCGTCAGTACTAAGTGTAAAAGATATTCTCCAGATGCAAACCCTTCTTATGCCAAAGCCATTTTTAGGCATTCAGAGGGGATGGGCCCAGGAAATTCTGCCACTAGAGTTAGTGCTGTCTGCTGAAATGGAAGAGGAATTGGACATATGACCTGTCTCCATGTTGTTCCCAGTACTCACTGTATTGTTTATACTCACACGTACACAATTTTTCATACAATCTTGCTGCAAATGCCTGTTCAGGAGAAATGCTAAGCAAAAGGACTAGTTGTTTCAAGTCCCCAGACAGcttcagaaaatgcaaaatattctgaGATACCTGTCCATAAATCTCATAACTGTTCTGGGCTTCTCCTGTGACTCTCCTTTTTAAATACGTGTCTCCTTCATATGGTGGAAATGTATAGAGTTGGAGTAGCTGTCTGACTGTACACTGATTGTAAGTAATAAAAACACAGAGGAGTAGTCATTTAGAGTCTATGGTTTTAACCTAACCTGAAATTAGAAGTGTTCTTAGTAATGAGGCTGCAACAGAGCCTCTCAGATAGCAGTAGCCATCACTTACATAGAAACAGTAGCCCTCAACAGAAAAAATTAAGACAAGCTTTAGTGGCACTATGGCAAAACCACCTAACCTTTATTCATATTAGTACTGACATAGTTTATGCCACTTCTGGAGCTAGTTGCTACCACTGACAACGTACTGCTGCGATCAGTATCCATACTGATTCTTCTGTAGTCGCCAAGACCAATCAGAATTTCACCTGGTACTCACGCACACCTTCTTGACATGGAAAGAGCCTTTGTGCCAAGGAAAAAAGGTGTGGATAATGAATCTTTatgcatttccattttgttttattcCTGAGACTGATTCAGGAATATGATCCACTCAGAATCTTGAGCTGGTTTCAAAAGCACCCTGAAAGGTGTTCGCTAGCATTGATGATGCACTGAAAAGCATAAGGGTGATGGAAATTCGAGACAACCATCTGCTGAGGGGCAGAGCTTCCAACAGTGCAATATATCGCCAGGAGGATTTAGTGTCTACGGTGAGCATATTAGTGTGGATGCCACCAGATTTTCACTTGAAGATGAAAACCACTCCAAATCCAAAGAAGCCTAAGGGCGCAGAGGGTGAGGCCACTACTTGAAGGCAAGTGAGAGTTAGAATAGGTTTCCTTTTATGCTGACAGACTCTCTAACCTTGTCATTGCAGTGGCACATAAAGAGATTAATGAAAAGTCAGATGGCCCTGATCCATGTTTTGCTGTTCTTGGAAACAAGATAAAGATAAATCCATTGGACTGGGTACAAATAACGATAAAAATAATCCATCGGCAAATGTTACTCATGTCAATATGAAAGAAACTAAATATGAAGAGAGTCCATCTTccaagaagacattttttataaagaaataaatcagtctTCCAATAGAAATGAGCTTTTCCAGAAGGGAAGGGTAGGAcaacaggagaaggaaaaatgcCATCACAAAAAATGTTTTGGCCAAGAGGAATTTGTAAATAATTTAAGTAAAGAGATACCAATTTATGCAAATAATGTGTTTTCAGTCATGGTGGTCTCAATTATGAAGACCATGGAAAGTCAGGCAAATGACTCAAATATAGCTTGTATTGTGCTGAAAACTTGTTACTGAAGCGCTCTAAGGCTGTGATTTCAGACTTAGCAGACTCCTGTATGAAAAACTTACATGACATAGCAGGGAAGCTCTTGACTAATTCAGATTTTGCTTCTTCAGTGAAGCTGACTCTGTTCACCCTAGGCAGTCATAAGGCTGCAGAAACGGTACAAGCAATgttgaataattttctttctacCTTGGTAGTGCAAAAACCTGGAGGAGATAACGTCTAGCATATGCCTCTATGAAGAAGGGTTCAGGAGCAGATGCAAAAGCTCAGAATTGAGGTCTGCAGCAACAAGGACTGAAATattgccaaaagaaaaagaaatgacctGTGCAGATACAGTCGGTAACCACATTATTAAGCAAGGGTTTACCCTCTGGCATGAAAACCAAATCCAAAGCATCCAATGTTCAAAATCACAACCAAGAAGGGAGCTGAAACAAGATCACCAAAGAACATGCCCTGGGGTTCAGAAATTTGGGATGTAACCAAAATGTTACCAGATTCATGGGCTTGATTGTGATTGCATTATTGCCTATAGATTGTCATCTAATCTAGCAGAACAATGCCAacaagaaagcaacagaaagtgGCCGTGCTAGTAAAGCAGGTCCCACTGCCTTTGGGTTGTTATTACATGGGTCCCATGATCCCACCTTCCACACATTTTCACAAAGATGTCAGGATCCATCTAAAGAAGCTGAGGAACCAGATTCACAGAAGTCAGACAGTGAATAGCAGAAGCCCAAAAGTGACATGCCCGGTGCTGTATTAATGCTAATCCAGAAGTTAATAAAAAtagaagaggtttttttgtttgcagaGTAGAAGGTCAGCCTGGAGATCCAATTCTTAATGAAGCAAACCAAAATACTGGCAAAACCACTAAGGAACACAGTGGCCTTTCAGACGCTGAGCAATCCTGTGAAGAGGTTGTGTCTGGACTGACTAAAATGCTTACTGATCAACTCGACCTCAGCAGAGAAGACAGCAGCAGTGCACAATTTATTGGCAGTCTGGTGGATACAGTGCTAAAGCTGTGTCTTATGATAGTTAAATACAGCAACCCTGAGTCACTTCTGGCGGAGTCAGGGAGCAGGGAGGATCGGTAGGCTCTAAGAGCATGGGAACTGCTGACTCCGTGGCTGGATCGAGTAAAGGTACTGTATCAGGACACAGGGTGGTAGTCATGAATCAGAATCCTGAAAAAGTGTGTAACAGCTCCGAGCCCTCTTGCAGCGGATGGCTGCCTCTCGGGCAGACCTGCCTGCACGCTACTTCTCAGATGGCGATGAGTTCATGAATGAGAAAGGCAGAAATTAGAACACGATCGGACTTAGTTATTTGGTCGGTTGCTCCAATCTTACTGCCTGATGAAGaacaaaagtctttttttctagaaaaattttTTCTAGACATTTCTCTTCTTAAAATAGTGCCCTGAGTAACAATGGGGGCTACTACTAATCTACTGTCTTGTTACAAAATAGTAAACTAACAGGAAATAAAGATGCACAGAAAAAGCATACTTTTAGCTCAACACAAAGATGTGCGAAATTATCTTACATGCTGTATTTCCCACAAATTAAGTGGGTCTAATTTTGAaggtaaataaatacatttgctttcaacttttatttcataaattaaGACGTTTACATTCAGAAATGTTCTAATGGCAATGCCATTTAATAAAGAAATCTTTACATTATAAACATTAAGAGGTGTTCACAAACATTTTTACCCATGTTACTGAATTGCTATTGGATTCTGAGTATCTAAATAATACAGAATCCCAAATTACTTTTCAGtctgtatttattatatttttttcaacttGGACAATGAAGAGCAGTCTGGGCTGTGTTTGGAGTCTTCTCCCCTTTATTAATGACCCAGCAGACAGCAGCTCTTCACCTCTTGCGATCGTTCCGCTTGGCAGCCACTTACAGAATCCAGCCATGGAGCACACAAGCCTCCAACAGCAGGA from Athene noctua chromosome 3, bAthNoc1.hap1.1, whole genome shotgun sequence encodes the following:
- the AKAP3 gene encoding LOW QUALITY PROTEIN: A-kinase anchor protein 3 (The sequence of the model RefSeq protein was modified relative to this genomic sequence to represent the inferred CDS: inserted 1 base in 1 codon), producing the protein MEIRDNHLLRGRASNSAIYRQEDLVSTVSFYADRLSNLVIAVAHKEINEKSDGPDPCFAVLGNKIKINPLDWEFVNNLSKEIPIYANNVFSVMVVSIMKTMESQANDSNIACIVLKXLLLKRSKAVISDLADSCMKNLHDIAGKLLTNSDFASSCKNLEEITSSICLYEEGFRSRCKSSELRSAATRTEILPKEKEMTCADTVGNHIIKQGFTLWHENQIQSIQYAEQSCEEVVSGLTKMLTDQLDLSREDSSSAQFIGSLVDTVLKLCLMIVKYSNPESLLAESGSREDRHLQNPAMEHTSLQQQDGSRGLRCICHITPTDMHLQKLSSVAVKNGYKGGEILQAMLKYKKERQSGEAVGTSVRLPVLNWLLNRS